The DNA sequence CTGGCAGATTATGCATCTGGGCATTACGGAGGAGCTTTTCGCCTCACAGCGTCTGCGCTCAACAGATTCGTCCCTTACTCAATGGTTCGATTCGTACCAGAAAGGGACTAACGCCAGCGACGAAATCCCCTCGATCGACACCATTCGTTCGGTGTTGAGTGAATCCCGGGAAAATGTCCTCGATGCAATCTCTCAGATCACCGCAGCTGATCTGGAAACGGTTCCTGCAGGATTGAGTGAGCGTGGCTGGACCAATCAGATGGCATTACAGATTCTCTGCTGGCATGAGCCACACCATCAGGGGCAGGCCCATTTAACATTGAACTCCTGGAAAGCGCAACAGTAATTTCCAGGACTGTCTTCTGACAGAGCAGGGTACTGCTGAATCGCTATTGACAATATCCTGGTATCCACCGACAGTACGGCTTGGATACCAGGACATTTTTGCTGAAGAGATTCCACCTGAAGTGAGCCTTTGCACCTCTTTCAGTTGAAGGATCAGTGATCATGAGTTCGATCAATCCCGGAGCTGTCAATATTAACAGCTCATTCGCGGGTGCCCAGCGTAGTGATGCCACAGCCGAAAAACAGAAGTCTGATTCGGCGCAACGCAGTGGTGAGATCACCCAGAAAGAGATTACCGATCACCAACTGCACGATGTCGGTGACGCTGACAAATCCGGAGACCGCGATGCCGACGGACGCATGCCTCTGGGTTATGATGAAGGCGACGGTC is a window from the Gimesia benthica genome containing:
- a CDS encoding DinB family protein; the protein is MSIDIATIPELLKFNRAMTLKILDEISEFSDPTSALTFRPGPGRAHIAWQIMHLGITEELFASQRLRSTDSSLTQWFDSYQKGTNASDEIPSIDTIRSVLSESRENVLDAISQITAADLETVPAGLSERGWTNQMALQILCWHEPHHQGQAHLTLNSWKAQQ